In Porphyromonas cangingivalis, a genomic segment contains:
- a CDS encoding FKBP-type peptidyl-prolyl cis-trans isomerase produces MKVDKNLLVKAQYTLYTVATDGKEEMVEQTAPEMPLVYIQGMGLMLPEFENNLLGLAQGEKFDFVLTPEQAYGEVSEDYITTLPKEVFLVDGEFDEEVVFVGGQVPMLDADGNQLLGKVLEITDNGVKMDFNPFLAGQTLHFVGEIQEVSEPTPDEVQAILNPHAGGGCCGCGSEEHGGGCSSGGCSTDSCGCGSGGCGC; encoded by the coding sequence ATGAAAGTAGATAAAAATCTATTGGTCAAGGCACAGTACACGCTATATACAGTCGCTACTGATGGCAAGGAAGAGATGGTCGAGCAGACAGCTCCTGAGATGCCATTGGTGTACATTCAGGGTATGGGATTGATGCTCCCTGAGTTCGAAAACAACCTCCTCGGCCTTGCACAGGGTGAGAAGTTTGACTTCGTCCTTACTCCTGAGCAAGCATACGGCGAGGTGTCTGAAGACTACATCACTACCCTCCCTAAGGAAGTGTTCCTTGTCGATGGCGAGTTCGACGAAGAAGTCGTATTCGTAGGCGGACAGGTGCCTATGCTCGATGCGGATGGCAACCAGCTTCTCGGTAAGGTGCTCGAAATCACCGATAACGGTGTGAAGATGGACTTCAACCCATTCCTCGCAGGACAGACTCTACACTTTGTAGGTGAGATCCAAGAAGTGTCTGAACCAACTCCCGATGAGGTACAAGCTATCCTCAATCCTCATGCAGGTGGCGGATGCTGTGGCTGTGGCTCAGAAGAACACGGTGGTGGCTGCTCATCAGGCGGTTGCTCGACAGACAGCTGTGGCTGTGGTTCTGGCGGCTGCGGTTGCTAA
- a CDS encoding sirohydrochlorin cobaltochelatase, translated as MNVTPSHTMHDEINPRDKHIGLMSNYKRDPLTEKITEGKRMAIVMTHFGTTHNDTREKTIDAINRSAQTLYEDITVRDAYTSRIILKRLRDRGEPKLNLPETLEHLRSEGYTHVVVQPTVLIDGLEMESIRKDVTTCRSSFKEIRVGSPLFYHPIDYYRAIEAITSDYDKDRAYVWVGHGTYHPSTAQYTMITYVLREMGIDNVFVGTIEGFPTQEQAMAELRRSGHKKVTLVPFMFVAGEHAKNDIAEDWKEDFEAEGYEVDVLLQGLGEHPGIQALYLRKLEDTVTYSEWDIMSKKKIYTVTGEKMD; from the coding sequence ATGAATGTAACACCATCACACACGATGCACGACGAAATAAATCCAAGAGATAAGCATATCGGACTCATGTCCAACTACAAGAGAGACCCTCTGACCGAGAAGATCACCGAAGGCAAGCGTATGGCCATCGTAATGACCCACTTCGGGACGACACACAACGACACGAGGGAGAAGACCATCGATGCCATCAACAGATCGGCACAAACCCTCTATGAGGATATCACAGTGAGAGATGCCTACACCTCTCGCATCATCCTCAAGAGACTCAGAGACCGGGGAGAGCCAAAGCTGAACCTCCCCGAGACCCTCGAACACCTCCGATCCGAGGGATACACACATGTGGTCGTGCAGCCGACAGTCCTTATCGATGGGTTGGAGATGGAGTCGATCCGAAAGGATGTGACCACCTGCCGTTCGAGCTTCAAAGAGATACGTGTGGGATCACCACTCTTCTATCACCCCATCGACTATTATAGAGCCATAGAGGCGATTACGAGTGATTACGACAAGGATCGGGCTTACGTGTGGGTGGGTCATGGGACTTATCACCCTTCGACGGCACAATACACGATGATCACTTATGTACTGAGAGAGATGGGGATCGACAATGTCTTCGTAGGCACCATCGAAGGCTTCCCGACACAGGAGCAAGCCATGGCAGAACTCCGACGCTCGGGACACAAAAAGGTGACTTTGGTACCATTTATGTTTGTGGCCGGAGAACACGCAAAGAATGACATTGCAGAGGATTGGAAAGAAGACTTTGAAGCCGAAGGCTATGAGGTCGATGTCCTGCTCCAAGGGCTGGGCGAACATCCCGGCATACAAGCCCTTTACCTTCGCAAACTTGAGGACACGGTCACTTACAGCGAGTGGGACATCATGTCGAAAAAGAAAATATACACCGTCACCGGTGAGAAGATGGACTAA
- a CDS encoding DUF4270 domain-containing protein — MNRLKHIVWGCLLLMTGLMASCDDRNNALGIDNLPEYDKLSSFSKEYEIKWKTVSADLKHQNIAKGTSYNNIYVTSHYGYIGEIPNIQYGRIRSEYLTQFHIPAGFKFADTPINDRIDSMAITLYYSGYTGDSLAPISVEAYRLAKALPFSKYTISDVSEYVSDKLLGKASYYAGRGHSKTVSGLTAVDIPLPRELGQEIYDKSKGGDPVFASQAAFDKYFPGVYITVGAGTGSILRVQRTALTMYFKKEVKGKTKDNKKDSTYLATFTQQLAHTSEVPQLSRFANENLDRLINTDPSKGISYIKSPAGVVTELTIPTTAIAKTLKEGKADMIRELNSLPLTLYGEPQGSGQYDLVLPSNLLILPKDSVGKFFEKELTEIDAPYTTYLSTKSSTGSATYIFGNLAPLIRKQISEKPNEDLVLWVVPVDRTTVTNPNTNQPLSSSISNLVLPTAIRLNFTGDKGKIRAIMTEHKKGSPF, encoded by the coding sequence ATGAATAGACTAAAGCATATCGTATGGGGATGTTTGTTGCTCATGACCGGCCTGATGGCCTCCTGCGATGACCGCAACAACGCATTGGGTATCGACAATCTACCCGAGTATGACAAGTTGTCGAGCTTCAGCAAGGAGTATGAGATCAAGTGGAAGACAGTCTCTGCAGACTTGAAACACCAAAACATAGCAAAGGGCACCTCGTACAATAATATCTATGTGACCTCACACTATGGTTATATCGGCGAGATACCCAACATCCAGTACGGTCGCATACGCAGTGAGTACCTTACTCAGTTTCATATCCCTGCGGGATTCAAGTTCGCAGACACTCCCATCAACGACCGTATCGACTCCATGGCGATCACGCTCTACTATTCGGGCTACACCGGAGACTCGTTGGCTCCGATCTCCGTCGAGGCATACAGACTGGCAAAGGCTCTTCCTTTCTCCAAATACACGATCTCCGATGTTAGCGAGTACGTATCAGATAAGCTCCTCGGCAAAGCATCTTACTATGCAGGCAGGGGGCACAGCAAGACAGTATCGGGTCTGACCGCCGTCGACATCCCTCTCCCTCGGGAGCTGGGTCAGGAGATCTACGACAAGAGCAAGGGAGGTGATCCGGTGTTCGCATCGCAAGCAGCGTTCGACAAGTACTTCCCCGGTGTGTACATCACAGTGGGTGCAGGGACAGGCAGCATCCTACGTGTCCAGCGTACGGCATTGACCATGTACTTCAAGAAAGAGGTCAAAGGCAAGACAAAGGACAACAAGAAGGACTCGACTTACCTCGCCACATTCACCCAGCAGTTGGCACACACATCCGAAGTGCCACAGTTGTCTCGATTTGCAAACGAGAACCTTGATCGCCTCATCAACACAGATCCGTCAAAAGGCATCAGCTACATCAAGTCCCCCGCAGGTGTGGTGACAGAGCTCACCATCCCGACGACAGCCATCGCAAAGACGCTGAAAGAGGGTAAGGCTGATATGATAAGAGAGTTGAACTCATTACCTCTCACCCTCTACGGAGAGCCTCAGGGTAGCGGTCAGTACGATCTCGTCCTGCCAAGTAATCTCCTCATCTTGCCGAAAGACTCGGTAGGAAAATTCTTCGAAAAGGAATTGACAGAGATAGATGCACCGTACACGACTTACTTGAGCACCAAGTCTTCAACGGGCTCGGCCACCTATATTTTCGGCAACCTCGCTCCCCTCATCAGAAAGCAGATCAGCGAGAAGCCCAACGAAGATCTCGTCCTTTGGGTGGTGCCGGTGGATCGTACCACTGTGACAAACCCCAACACAAACCAACCTCTCTCAAGCTCGATCTCCAACCTGGTGCTACCGACAGCAATAAGGCTCAACTTCACGGGAGACAAAGGCAAGATCAGAGCGATCATGACGGAGCACAAAAAGGGAAGTCCATTCTGA
- the lipB gene encoding lipoyl(octanoyl) transferase LipB codes for MDIISTTHTDIEYADSLALQQQAFDLGVEAKKEGKSVQHRLFFNEHRPVITLGRHAKESNVLFSEAFLAQQGVSLFHISRGGDATYHGPGQWTIYPVFDLEELGMGVREFVESLEEVAIRILAMYGLQGHRLPGASGVWMHVDSPMPRKVAAIGIHCSRYITMHGMAFNVNTDPQAFHWINPCGFTDKGVTSLHLEVGHELSMETLRDRFEEVFSEVFGREIIKT; via the coding sequence ATGGACATCATCAGCACCACACATACAGATATAGAATACGCAGACTCTCTCGCACTTCAGCAACAAGCCTTCGACCTCGGAGTCGAAGCAAAGAAGGAGGGCAAGAGCGTACAACACCGCCTCTTCTTCAACGAACACCGCCCCGTCATCACCCTTGGTCGTCACGCCAAGGAGAGCAATGTCCTCTTCTCCGAAGCCTTCCTTGCTCAGCAAGGGGTCTCCCTCTTCCACATCTCACGAGGAGGAGATGCCACTTACCATGGTCCGGGGCAGTGGACGATCTACCCTGTCTTCGACCTCGAGGAGCTCGGTATGGGCGTGCGTGAGTTTGTCGAGTCGCTCGAAGAAGTCGCCATCCGCATCCTTGCCATGTACGGTCTCCAAGGCCACCGTCTCCCCGGGGCTTCGGGCGTATGGATGCACGTAGACAGCCCCATGCCTCGCAAAGTCGCAGCCATAGGGATACATTGCAGTCGTTATATCACGATGCACGGCATGGCATTCAACGTCAATACCGATCCTCAAGCTTTCCACTGGATCAACCCTTGCGGGTTCACCGACAAAGGGGTCACCTCTCTCCACCTCGAAGTCGGACACGAGCTCTCGATGGAGACCCTACGTGACCGATTTGAGGAGGTCTTCAGCGAAGTCTTTGGACGAGAAATCATAAAAACCTGA
- a CDS encoding PD-(D/E)XK nuclease family protein, producing MMTPFLEQIATHFFEKHQKELYKYRIFLPNRRARLFFMHYLQSRLGDTPLLAPQITTLNEYITSSSRLVSGEKLILLFELYKCYVARLPEEKAESMTFEGFYQIGELILQDFQDLDKHRSDAQKLFRNLYELKELENELSYLDDTQKEAINSFLRPLPAKAEDAKPLLKSFLTFWDGLYDLYVSYKESLRNLGIGYDGMIMREVCDSIDAGKSTLGQDGVINVFVGLNALTPCEHRILKHLKESSETLFYWDYPSIPLQDKSPGAYFREYNLSHYPEPTGDDAIIRESIKSFPKVEVTAIPSSVAQTAYIGADLKALHETQPESMQDLRVAVVLPNERLLIPMLNNIPAEVRHLNVTMGYPVRETPPVALLEQLILIIRKQKNGPSAERQIWRGTDVIQLLSMSVLSPYLTEIREKMSENIIRRKHISLNGKTILTLAEEAFETLSIDVNDKAMALLRLIFVALPKEEDGGLSLFDYFIRLLRFLSASLISTPEDLTEWNKDIPSDTATSDDPSASFSAERAILPRLLYLTLEVQHTLTHWQREIDSLPLTIDTVADALLTVWRNARIPYSGEPLKGLQMMGVLETRGLDFDIVYIPDASEGLLPQKRAVSGIIPYSLRLGYGLPTYEWQDRTRAYNFFRLISRAKRVVLTYDSRKSDLSQGEPSRYIRMLHYIYGVDVEYKTADYPLSPLQKLDSNDVLHPELISAYQKSLQDPESGRALSPSRLKSFVVCPRQFYYTMIQEINAQESLRERIESNDLGTIIHNSLEALYQGFIERYDGIMDKGQLDEWLRKDNTEVSKLVLSKFRQHVFGKDDGQPLKGYNLIQYEYAVSQVKSIIRKDKDYPRQLKYVGGEMRLIDTLSLSNGSTINVKGFIDRIDLEGDCLRITDYKTGRDIYEISSNNDQPRLFNGAATQLLFYCHVIQKMSPEHPFRQQLPAFSTLRPIINKPHHRSKTGELIMKDSSSGRSVSTVIEDYASVQEWFEGFIDPLLCAIVDPTQTFAPQPSPTVCKHCPAFDLCEATARSTTGEIGEEE from the coding sequence ATGATGACACCTTTCCTCGAACAGATCGCCACACACTTCTTCGAAAAGCACCAGAAGGAGTTGTACAAGTACAGGATATTCTTGCCCAATAGGAGGGCAAGGTTGTTCTTCATGCACTACCTTCAGTCCCGACTCGGAGACACTCCCTTATTGGCTCCACAGATCACCACACTCAACGAATACATAACCTCTTCGTCCCGCTTGGTGTCGGGCGAAAAGCTCATCCTGCTCTTTGAGTTGTACAAGTGTTATGTGGCAAGGTTGCCCGAAGAAAAAGCAGAGTCGATGACCTTTGAAGGCTTTTATCAGATCGGCGAACTCATCTTACAAGACTTCCAGGATCTAGACAAGCACCGCAGTGATGCACAAAAGCTCTTCCGCAATCTCTACGAACTCAAAGAACTGGAGAACGAGCTCTCTTATCTCGATGATACTCAAAAAGAGGCGATAAACAGTTTTCTCAGACCTTTGCCCGCAAAAGCAGAGGATGCCAAACCTCTACTGAAGAGTTTCCTCACCTTTTGGGATGGTTTGTACGACTTGTATGTCAGTTATAAGGAAAGCCTACGCAACCTCGGTATAGGCTACGACGGTATGATCATGAGGGAGGTGTGCGACAGTATCGACGCAGGCAAGAGCACCTTGGGACAGGATGGAGTGATCAATGTATTCGTCGGGCTCAATGCCCTTACCCCTTGCGAGCACCGCATCCTCAAGCATCTCAAAGAGAGTAGCGAAACGCTTTTCTATTGGGATTATCCCTCGATACCGCTACAAGACAAGAGCCCAGGAGCATATTTCAGAGAATACAACCTCAGCCACTACCCTGAGCCGACAGGTGACGATGCCATCATCAGAGAGAGTATCAAGAGCTTCCCAAAGGTAGAAGTCACGGCCATCCCCTCCTCCGTAGCGCAGACGGCATACATAGGCGCAGATCTCAAGGCCTTGCACGAGACCCAACCCGAGAGTATGCAAGACCTCCGTGTGGCAGTAGTGCTACCGAATGAAAGGTTGCTCATCCCGATGCTCAACAATATACCTGCCGAGGTACGCCATCTCAACGTAACCATGGGTTATCCCGTACGAGAGACTCCACCGGTGGCACTGCTCGAACAACTCATCCTCATCATCCGCAAACAAAAGAACGGTCCCTCCGCTGAACGACAAATATGGAGAGGTACCGATGTCATACAGTTGCTATCGATGTCTGTGCTCTCTCCCTATCTGACAGAGATCAGAGAGAAGATGAGCGAAAACATCATCCGTCGCAAACACATATCTCTGAACGGAAAGACGATCCTTACCCTTGCAGAGGAAGCGTTTGAGACCCTCTCCATAGATGTCAACGACAAAGCCATGGCACTGCTCCGATTGATATTCGTCGCCTTGCCTAAAGAAGAAGACGGAGGGTTGAGCCTCTTCGACTACTTCATAAGGTTGTTGAGATTTCTCTCGGCAAGTCTTATCTCTACTCCCGAAGACCTCACCGAGTGGAATAAAGACATCCCCTCCGACACCGCAACCTCTGATGACCCCTCAGCGTCATTCTCAGCCGAAAGAGCCATACTCCCACGACTGCTGTATCTCACCCTCGAAGTCCAACACACCTTGACCCACTGGCAGAGAGAAATAGACAGTCTGCCACTGACCATAGACACCGTGGCAGATGCCCTCTTGACCGTCTGGCGCAATGCCCGCATCCCTTACAGTGGCGAGCCACTCAAGGGGCTTCAGATGATGGGGGTGCTTGAGACTCGTGGTTTGGACTTTGACATCGTCTATATCCCCGATGCTTCGGAAGGTCTACTTCCTCAAAAAAGAGCGGTGTCGGGGATCATCCCCTACTCTCTGAGATTGGGCTACGGTCTGCCCACTTACGAGTGGCAAGACCGCACAAGGGCGTACAACTTCTTCCGTCTCATCAGCCGTGCCAAGCGAGTGGTGCTGACCTATGACTCACGCAAAAGCGACCTCTCTCAGGGTGAGCCATCGAGATACATCCGCATGCTGCACTACATCTACGGTGTGGATGTCGAGTACAAGACCGCCGACTATCCGCTCTCTCCGCTCCAGAAGCTCGACAGCAACGATGTCCTTCATCCCGAGCTCATCTCGGCATACCAAAAATCTCTCCAAGACCCCGAGAGTGGGAGAGCCCTTTCACCCTCACGGCTCAAAAGCTTTGTCGTCTGCCCGAGACAGTTCTACTATACCATGATCCAAGAGATCAACGCCCAAGAGTCCTTACGGGAGCGCATCGAGAGCAACGACCTCGGCACGATCATCCACAACAGTCTCGAAGCCTTGTACCAAGGATTTATAGAGCGTTATGATGGCATTATGGACAAGGGACAACTCGATGAATGGCTCCGAAAGGACAACACCGAAGTCTCGAAACTCGTCCTATCGAAATTCCGCCAACACGTCTTCGGCAAAGATGACGGACAGCCCCTCAAAGGCTACAACCTCATCCAGTACGAGTACGCAGTGAGTCAGGTGAAAAGTATCATCCGTAAGGACAAAGACTACCCTCGACAACTCAAATATGTCGGAGGGGAAATGAGGCTCATCGACACCCTCTCCCTCTCCAATGGCTCCACGATCAACGTCAAAGGCTTCATCGACCGCATCGACCTCGAAGGGGACTGCCTCCGCATCACAGACTACAAGACAGGCCGGGATATCTATGAGATCTCATCGAACAATGACCAGCCGAGACTCTTCAACGGAGCGGCGACCCAACTCCTTTTCTACTGCCACGTCATCCAAAAGATGTCGCCCGAGCATCCGTTCAGACAACAGTTGCCCGCCTTCTCTACCCTCCGTCCGATCATCAACAAGCCCCACCACCGCTCCAAGACCGGCGAACTCATCATGAAGGACAGTTCGTCGGGAAGGTCGGTCAGCACCGTCATCGAAGATTATGCTTCGGTGCAGGAGTGGTTCGAGGGCTTCATTGATCCCCTCCTCTGTGCCATTGTAGATCCGACACAGACCTTTGCGCCCCAACCCTCTCCCACAGTGTGTAAGCACTGCCCCGCTTTCGACCTCTGTGAGGCAACGGCACGCAGCACGACGGGCGAGATCGGAGAAGAGGAATAA
- a CDS encoding type II CAAX prenyl endopeptidase Rce1 family protein, which yields MASFVILILLVCILWCVVFNVVIVASGIDVGYISEAPDINQVFEYFSGIVIIPMLESLLFQKLPYWGLTKSSYLRRNMWIVYIISASLFALSHIYSIAYIIYTFIIGLILIYSYHIRINKHPFWTITLIHSLFNISFAIYKALG from the coding sequence ATGGCATCGTTTGTAATACTGATCCTCTTGGTCTGTATCTTATGGTGTGTTGTCTTCAATGTAGTAATAGTGGCCTCAGGGATTGATGTCGGGTACATTTCAGAGGCACCCGATATCAATCAAGTCTTTGAGTATTTTTCAGGTATTGTGATCATCCCCATGCTGGAATCTCTGCTTTTTCAGAAATTGCCATATTGGGGGCTGACGAAGAGCTCATATTTGAGGAGAAATATGTGGATCGTCTACATCATCTCTGCTTCCCTCTTTGCGCTATCTCACATCTATTCGATAGCCTACATCATCTACACTTTCATCATCGGCTTAATCCTGATTTACTCCTACCACATTCGAATAAACAAACACCCTTTTTGGACAATCACCTTGATCCACTCACTCTTCAACATCTCCTTCGCTATCTATAAGGCTCTTGGCTGA
- a CDS encoding glycogen/starch synthase, producing the protein MTAKKVLFLAQEIHPYIEDSPIGKISQFLPQGIQELGYDIRTFMPNYGTINERRNQLHEVIRLSGMNLVIDDKVHQLVVKVASLPSAKMQVYFIDSDDFFSRKGNLHDESGALYPDNSERSVFFLRGVFETIKKLRWVPDIIHCQGWFTGLAPLYLRTLYKDEPALAQAKIVFSAYDQTPQQPFGEELTRVLGFDNITSPLLDGTALDKETFVQLVLKYIDGMVISTKEISPELLEAIHGSGKKYLDYHEPEELVKAVDDFYATL; encoded by the coding sequence ATGACCGCAAAAAAAGTCCTATTCTTAGCTCAAGAGATTCATCCATATATCGAAGACAGCCCTATCGGTAAGATCTCACAGTTCTTGCCCCAAGGGATTCAAGAACTCGGGTATGACATCCGTACATTCATGCCCAACTATGGCACGATCAATGAACGTCGCAACCAGCTCCACGAGGTGATCCGTCTCTCAGGCATGAACCTCGTCATCGACGACAAGGTACATCAACTCGTCGTCAAGGTAGCCTCGCTCCCCTCTGCCAAGATGCAGGTGTATTTCATCGACAGTGACGACTTCTTCAGCCGCAAAGGCAACCTCCACGATGAGTCGGGGGCACTCTATCCGGACAATAGCGAACGCTCTGTCTTCTTCCTTCGCGGGGTCTTCGAGACCATCAAAAAGCTACGCTGGGTACCGGACATCATCCACTGCCAAGGTTGGTTCACAGGGCTTGCCCCACTCTATCTGAGGACACTCTACAAAGATGAGCCGGCACTCGCACAGGCAAAGATCGTCTTCTCGGCTTACGACCAGACTCCCCAACAACCTTTCGGCGAAGAGCTCACAAGGGTCTTGGGCTTTGACAACATCACATCACCTCTACTCGATGGCACCGCATTGGACAAGGAGACCTTCGTCCAGCTCGTGCTGAAGTACATCGACGGCATGGTGATCTCAACGAAGGAGATCAGTCCCGAACTGCTGGAGGCGATCCACGGCTCGGGCAAGAAGTACTTGGACTACCACGAGCCCGAAGAGTTGGTGAAGGCCGTGGATGACTTCTACGCGACCCTCTGA
- a CDS encoding proline dehydrogenase family protein — MIDFSNTKNAFEGKSDADLRGAELLFRAMASTTLVKTGKVLSNIAASIHFPIGWALRPTIYRHFVGGETLEKTRPTLEKLGSRGVCAVLDYSAEGGSSEADINATYEETIRSLNFAKGNPHVSHGVFKPSGVGPTSVLEKVTKGETLTAEEQKRFDAFRKRFMELCRLAHEHGTRILIDAEHYAYQGIVDELSVEAMAEFNKERAIVFATLQMYRHDRLALLERIDEEARDKGFIPGIKFVRGAYMEEERMLAQKNGYPDPICKDKQATDDNYDAGVRFVLERIDHFEIFVGTHNDRSLLKATELMKQQGIAPDDKRIFFAQLYGMSDNLSFNLAKAGYNVTKYLPYAPVDKVLPYLIRRAEENTAIKGQTTRELGLIRTERQRRRSAKS, encoded by the coding sequence ATGATAGACTTTTCAAATACCAAAAACGCCTTCGAAGGCAAGTCGGATGCAGATCTCCGAGGTGCCGAGCTGCTCTTCCGTGCCATGGCGTCGACCACTCTCGTCAAGACGGGTAAGGTACTCTCGAATATTGCAGCAAGCATACATTTCCCGATAGGTTGGGCTCTTCGCCCCACGATATACAGGCACTTCGTCGGGGGAGAAACGCTCGAAAAGACTCGTCCGACACTCGAAAAACTGGGATCGAGAGGGGTATGTGCCGTCCTTGACTACTCGGCAGAAGGGGGTAGCTCAGAGGCAGACATCAATGCGACTTATGAGGAAACGATACGTTCGCTCAACTTCGCAAAGGGAAACCCACACGTGAGCCACGGTGTCTTCAAACCCAGTGGTGTAGGGCCTACCTCCGTACTCGAAAAGGTTACCAAAGGAGAAACGCTTACAGCCGAAGAGCAGAAACGTTTTGATGCTTTTCGGAAGAGGTTCATGGAGCTTTGTCGTCTTGCTCATGAGCATGGCACACGTATCCTCATAGATGCCGAGCACTATGCTTATCAGGGGATTGTGGACGAATTGTCTGTCGAGGCCATGGCTGAGTTCAACAAAGAGCGTGCCATCGTCTTTGCTACTCTTCAGATGTATCGCCATGACCGCCTTGCCTTGCTTGAGCGTATCGACGAAGAGGCGCGCGACAAGGGGTTCATCCCCGGCATCAAGTTTGTCCGCGGTGCTTACATGGAAGAGGAGCGCATGCTCGCTCAGAAAAACGGGTACCCCGATCCAATCTGCAAAGACAAACAGGCGACTGACGACAACTATGATGCAGGTGTACGCTTCGTCCTCGAACGCATCGATCACTTTGAGATCTTCGTCGGCACTCACAACGACAGAAGCCTCCTCAAGGCGACAGAACTGATGAAGCAGCAAGGCATCGCACCGGATGACAAGCGCATCTTCTTCGCCCAACTGTATGGCATGAGTGACAACCTCAGCTTCAACCTCGCCAAGGCGGGTTACAACGTCACCAAGTATCTCCCCTACGCACCCGTGGACAAGGTACTCCCTTACCTCATCCGTCGTGCCGAAGAAAATACAGCCATCAAGGGGCAGACTACCCGTGAGCTCGGGCTCATACGCACCGAAAGGCAGAGACGTCGCTCCGCAAAAAGCTAA